The Vanessa tameamea isolate UH-Manoa-2023 chromosome 8, ilVanTame1 primary haplotype, whole genome shotgun sequence DNA segment tCTCATGTACGCCAAAAGTTTTAAAccacaatataaatatcatgaATCGCAAATCGGTCACAGTCACTGATGTTCAAGGTTCCATTGAGTTCATGacaaacatttattatgtagatatttaaaaaaaaatacccattattcctttatatttgtaatactaaATTCATTCTAGTAAATAATGTCAGAAaccataaatatgaaaaataatatgtaagatTCTTTAACATAATAGGAAAAAAGGTATGAAAATACATGTAATTTTATAGAATGATTAAGTTCTATAAGGAAATAATAAGTAACATAGCTGTTTACTTGATTATGGGTTTTCACTacatgtacattttttaattcatatggtgttaatataacattttttatgaaatgtttattcacacttttatactaatattataattgcaaaagtaactctgcctgtgtctgttgctctttcacagccaaaccactgaaccgaatctGATAAACATTAGTATAAAGCTTGAACCACGAAGCCTAACACCGGACAACCAACTCCTAAAATGTGGTTGAAGCTAGCactacttatttattacaaatttaattttatagatttaataatgtTGCCAACTGCTCCaccttacataacataacataacataatcagcctgtaaatttcccactgctgggctaaggcctcctctcccgttgaggagaaggtatggagcatattccaccacgctgctccaatgcgggttggtggaatacacatgtggcagaatttcgttgaaattagacacatgcaggtttcctcacgatgttttccttcaccgccgaacacgagatgaattataaacacaaattaagcacatgaaaattcagtggtgcctgcctgggtttgaacccgaaatcatcggttaagatgcacgcgttctaaccactgggccatctcggcttagtaaataaaattaatttaacacgaCTAAAGTATCTATAAAAaagagtatatttatatagtagttaAGTCATATAGTTTTATGTCCAGTTCATTAATTTGTTCATCGACAGCTGTCAAGATTTAGTACaacagaattaattataattgcagCTATTTACAACATGGGAAATTTGTATATAACtgcatattttcattaataattatttatcatgaaAATTAATCAAACTTACCATGGGCGGAATAAATGCTATGTTGATAACTTGGAAAAGAGTCAGCCATTTCCAATTTGCTTCTAATAAAGTGCAATATAATGCATTCAACTGTTTCAATGCTGCATGGTGGTTTTTACCTTCGAATCTAGCTAATGTGTATAAGGAAAATGCTTGCATAAATGGAGCAAATAAGAGCCTCTCAAATAACAGTTTCTTGGCTAATGGAAATGCTGTAGATTCCTCagcaaaaacattttctatGAATCCGTAAAAATAGTGAGGTATAGTACCACCAAATAATAACctgaagaaaaaataatcatcaaaagAAAGTACAGCCTTAGGATGCTCTATTGAGGACATACTGAACTCTTTATAATCTTGATTAAGGACATTTATGATGGTGGTTAGTCTGCTctgattaaagtatataaaaatattcatgccAGTTAAACTAAGTTATGTCAAAATATGTTCAATTTTAGTAACAAtggatattaattatgtatttatataataatattatttgatattcttACCCATATAAACCAAATGCTAGGACAGGATCAAGCCTTAGAGATTGACCAGAAACTATTTGTGATGCTATGCTACCGGCAGAACCGACAATgcaactaaaaaaattaataaaatgaactttgcccttacaatataaaaaatataatgtataatttcaaaatcgCCCATTATACTACCTTGTTATAGACTTCGTTTTGATCGGATGTATATACAAATTCTGTAGATACGATGCCACAAGATTCATAATTGGTTTGGATaaagacataatttaattaacttaaaccgtttattacaaaatatatcaaaactttaatcactttttaaaagaaaaggaTTTTATCCGTGTTGCTCGACTACAAAGGCTATTGACGTTTATCAAagtttaaattgataatgttaTCGCTTATCAGTAGCGGGCTGATAtgcgattatttattaattataagtcaAAACTCAAAAAAACAATTCCCGTTTCAGATTCAGAGacaaaatgaattatgaaaTGTCACATCTTACTGTGTATTCCGACTTGCACAGACTAAGACAAGCGCCACACTTGCGATGTTATGAATTAAGCACCGATTGATCTCACATATCTATAAAGTAAAagataacgaaataaaataatttattaactattccattattttaagatttttttccgaatatatattggaataaacatttatactatttgaatttaataattatcaacatttacagcctgtatatttcccacagctgggttaaggcctcctctccctttgaggtctgagcatattccatcacgctaatccaatgcgggttggtggatgttaatagttatatttttatttattcaaaaataaccaCTTTGATtaagtcaaataaaacaaaaaataaataaaaacaacatatatttcataaattctttattataaaaatttgccattatgtacaaaatttatctaacattataatgaaataacaacCCACTACAAATATGCAAAGCATTTAGCTCAAATGCagtcaaaatatataagattaaattattaagctaGCCAGTAGCatatttggtttaaaaaatgttaaatttaataatatattagtaaaattatgtaataattgaattatttatacaaatagataatgttaagaattttataattagatagaattgctgtaaaaaaaaatacagcaatGAAGAGTCCACTGCATGTTAGTTGtttaactgaaaataaatattagcacACTCCAGTAATTTGGAAAGTGCTCTCAAGTTTTAGCTTCCATTGAATAGTTTGTCTAATTGCACTTGTAAATTGTGTGATGTGACAGTGGGTGTGTCTGGAGGTTCTATACTACGGTGTTTCACTAACGGTGTGTTCAAGAAGTTCATTTTCTCTTTCATttccatatacatattcaaaGCTTTGTCTGTGTTCTTAATAGGAGTTTGCATTACATCAGATACATTTGGCATAGActtataaaatacctttttcctcatacacaattttttttttgggatctTATAAGAAGGTGATTTTGCTTTAATAACTGAAGGCCTGCTTAGTATGGGACTTGTTTCTGaacttgtttcttttttaaatgccTCATTTATAACTTGTTCCTTTTTAATTTGATCATTCATTTCACTCTGGGTAACTTTTTGTACCCTCTTttcatttattagttttcttacAAATTGCAAAGATTTCAGCTGTGATTCTTTgatatgttttaatgttttaataccATTTTCAatcatctttatatttttttctgtttgtttCTCCACTTCAAGTAAATCATCTAGTTCAGTGCTGATCTTATCAGAGTTTGTAACGGCAGCTTTATTTAACATATCGCAAAGAGAAACTATAACACTTTCTTCCCTCTTAATTTCATTGTTGACAGACATTTTTTCAAAACACATAATTGTGTCATTATATAGAGCTGAGTTATCAGATTCAGTTGTATGGTTAAAAAAATCCTGAACATTTCTGTATTCTTTGAATGGTGTTGAAACAGGTGGTGTCACTTCTGCTATATTTTCCAAGGTCTGTTCTTCTGTTAATGCTTTTGTTTTCTCTTCTATGtcattaatttctttttctttttcaaggAAACTGGCATCACTGTTAGATTTAAACGACATATTGGCAATGGGTGTTTCAGGCTTGGTTACAACTTTTTGGAAATTCTGAGACTTAGAAGCTGCAagctttttgtttaaattagcaATGTATGAGTTATTCTCCTTATTGATTTGTTGCTGAATGGTCATACGGTTTTTATTGAGCTTATTAGTTATGACAGGGGTTTCTGGTATATGGCATATTCCACTAATCctcacattatttttattattatctgaaaaaataataccattattaggatcataattcatatttacgtaaatataataGGACATTATTACTTTGAATGTGTAGTGATTTCTTTGCTTTTATTTCTGGTTTTGGAAATTTAACAGTTTCAGATATTGCCATTGTTGCTCTGGTTGTATTTGGAggctgtaaaatatttaaacaattaattaaaattttattaaacttattacaaaattatttaatttatgcaaaATGACTGAATTCATACTTTTGGTTTAGATTGAAAGTTAAGGACTTTTCTGACAGAATTATACTTCATTTGTCCATCTGCTGtgtgacttttatttttgttttctactTTCACTGATGAATTCCAATGTCTTTTCTTTGCTGATGCGGTGGGTAAGGCAAATTTTCTAGGTGACTGTACTCTTAATGCTGAAAGCAAACATGTaagatgttatttaattatttttcctcTAAACTTTTAGGTGACATGTCTTAATATTGACTGctagtttagtttttaaaaagcAACACTATTCACTGACTGTTATACACTATAAAACATTGAAATGGATACAAGTACAACAGGTAAAACTACTAAAGTTAGTTTATATGATAAAGACTCATAATGTTTAAGATTAAGTATATAACATACAAACCTAATATATCACCCCTCATTTGCGCAATAGTCATTGGTTTTAATACTTTCTCAGCAGTCCGCGATTGAATCATGGTGGGTCGAGATTGTTTTTTTGCCGTAAGAGTATGAACTGCATCCTTTGATAGTATAccttacaaaaacaaattacaatttaatattgtataatttcttAAAGTTTACAATTCACTACATTacataaaacaacattataaagaaagaataaaatacatGATTGAAAAAATTTATAGGACACAAATAAACGATAAACTACGTACCACAAAGTCCAGGTAATAATTCCGCCATAGTCTTAGGCTGTGTGATAGACTTATTTTTCACTGCAGAATCCATTTTCTAGTTGATTttgaactatttaaataaaaataatggaattaGTAACATTGATtacaaacaaaacttttttaaattcaatatttgacGCAACTGTCATAATGGCCGTTGAGTTTTACGATTCACGCTATAGTCTAACGTTAATAATTTCAATGCATTTGACATTACtccaataataaaattcttaaatgttaaaaataatatttatttttctatttgagatttgaaaatgaaataaatatgttttttttttatatttatagcacagaagttgctaatatttttttctttttatcaaaaactgacaatatcatttaaaatattcataataaataacacagtCATTCATA contains these protein-coding regions:
- the LOC113396227 gene encoding uncharacterized protein LOC113396227 translates to MDSAVKNKSITQPKTMAELLPGLCGILSKDAVHTLTAKKQSRPTMIQSRTAEKVLKPMTIAQMRGDILALRVQSPRKFALPTASAKKRHWNSSVKVENKNKSHTADGQMKYNSVRKVLNFQSKPKPPNTTRATMAISETVKFPKPEIKAKKSLHIQNNNKNNVRISGICHIPETPVITNKLNKNRMTIQQQINKENNSYIANLNKKLAASKSQNFQKVVTKPETPIANMSFKSNSDASFLEKEKEINDIEEKTKALTEEQTLENIAEVTPPVSTPFKEYRNVQDFFNHTTESDNSALYNDTIMCFEKMSVNNEIKREESVIVSLCDMLNKAAVTNSDKISTELDDLLEVEKQTEKNIKMIENGIKTLKHIKESQLKSLQFVRKLINEKRVQKVTQSEMNDQIKKEQVINEAFKKETSSETSPILSRPSVIKAKSPSYKIPKKKLCMRKKVFYKSMPNVSDVMQTPIKNTDKALNMYMEMKEKMNFLNTPLVKHRSIEPPDTPTVTSHNLQVQLDKLFNGS
- the LOC113396231 gene encoding peroxisomal membrane protein 2, with translation MSLSKPIMNLVASYLQNLYIHPIKTKSITSCIVGSAGSIASQIVSGQSLRLDPVLAFGLYGLLFGGTIPHYFYGFIENVFAEESTAFPLAKKLLFERLLFAPFMQAFSLYTLARFEGKNHHAALKQLNALYCTLLEANWKWLTLFQVINIAFIPPMLRVLFMNFVGFGWAMFVASKRRQQTQKKE